TTTTTCCGTTGAGGGCATGTTCATCATATCACCTTTTCCAAAAACCTAGTTCTTCAGCCGGGGATCCAGGGCGTCCCGAAGCCCGTCGCCGATAAGGTTCAGGGACAGGCTCGTGATTCCGATGAAAAGACCCGGTATATAGACCAGGAAGGGGTAGTATCTCATCTGGC
This genomic stretch from Deltaproteobacteria bacterium harbors:
- a CDS encoding ABC transporter permease, which encodes QMRYYPFLVYIPGLFIGITSLSLNLIGDGLRDALDPRLKN